A region from the Geobacillus vulcani PSS1 genome encodes:
- the lepB gene encoding signal peptidase I, protein MTKQKEKEKRGRRWLWFVAACIVAALRLFVFSNYVVEGKSMMPTLESGNLLIVNKLSYDIGPIRRFDIVVFHANKKEDYVKRVIGLPGDRIEYKNDVLYVNGKRVDEPYLRPYKQKLLDGRLTGDFTLEEVTGKTRVPPGCIFVLGDNRLSSWDSRHFGFVKINQIVGKVDFRYWPFKQFAFQF, encoded by the coding sequence GTGACAAAGCAAAAGGAAAAAGAAAAACGAGGCCGCCGATGGCTTTGGTTTGTTGCTGCTTGCATTGTCGCCGCGCTCCGGTTGTTCGTGTTCAGCAATTACGTGGTGGAAGGAAAATCGATGATGCCGACGCTAGAGAGCGGCAATTTGTTGATCGTCAATAAACTTTCCTACGACATAGGGCCTATTCGCCGGTTTGACATTGTCGTTTTTCACGCCAACAAAAAGGAAGATTACGTTAAGCGAGTCATCGGTCTGCCTGGCGATCGGATCGAGTACAAAAACGACGTCTTGTATGTCAACGGAAAAAGAGTTGACGAACCGTATTTGCGCCCGTATAAGCAAAAGTTGCTTGATGGCAGGCTGACCGGGGATTTTACGCTTGAGGAGGTGACTGGGAAAACACGGGTGCCTCCCGGCTGCATTTTCGTTCTTGGCGATAACCGGCTTAGCAGCTGGGACAGCCGCCATTTTGGGTTTGTCAAAATCAACCAAATTGTCGGCAAGGTGGACTTTCGCTACTGGCCGTTTAAACAGTTCGCCTTTCAGTTTTAA
- a CDS encoding AzlD domain-containing protein: protein MNSTIVWMIIGMGIVTYLPRLLPFVLLGRVGLPPFWQGVLKNVPYAVLGALIIPDVFFIQEDLLFGVVGFAAAVITAWLGANVMIVVLAAVAALSLYSFFA from the coding sequence GTGAATAGCACGATCGTATGGATGATCATCGGCATGGGAATCGTGACGTATTTGCCGCGCTTGTTGCCGTTTGTGTTGCTCGGCCGCGTCGGTCTGCCGCCGTTTTGGCAAGGAGTGCTGAAAAACGTGCCGTATGCGGTGCTTGGGGCGCTCATTATTCCGGATGTATTTTTCATCCAAGAGGATTTGTTGTTCGGCGTTGTCGGCTTTGCGGCGGCCGTCATCACGGCCTGGTTGGGGGCCAACGTCATGATCGTCGTGCTCGCGGCGGTTGCGGCGCTCAGCCTGTATTCTTTCTTTGCATGA
- a CDS encoding TVP38/TMEM64 family protein — protein sequence MDMETIRQWFTLDSILSLLEQYRSFGVLPGIAATLLESFFPILPMFVFVMANAAAFGLWKGFLISWLGASLGSLIVFWLTRKVGQKRFFHFVRRHPKVRQFMHWIERHGFGPLFLLYCFPFTPSALVNIVAGLSRISRQQFVLAVLLGKMIMVFTISFIGYDLEALIRQPLRTAMIAVVVLLLWYAGKRVEARFSLTEKQGGEEGGE from the coding sequence ATGGATATGGAAACAATCAGACAATGGTTCACGCTCGACAGCATCCTTTCCCTGCTCGAACAATACCGCTCTTTCGGCGTGCTTCCCGGCATCGCAGCGACGCTGCTTGAGTCGTTTTTTCCCATTTTGCCCATGTTCGTCTTCGTGATGGCGAACGCAGCGGCGTTCGGACTATGGAAAGGGTTTCTGATCTCTTGGCTAGGCGCTTCACTTGGCTCGCTCATTGTGTTTTGGCTGACGCGGAAAGTGGGGCAGAAGCGTTTTTTTCACTTTGTCCGTCGCCACCCGAAAGTGCGGCAATTTATGCATTGGATTGAGCGACACGGATTTGGTCCGCTGTTTTTGTTGTATTGCTTTCCGTTCACCCCATCGGCGCTCGTCAATATTGTTGCTGGGCTGTCGCGCATCAGCCGCCAGCAGTTTGTATTGGCGGTGCTGCTAGGAAAGATGATCATGGTGTTTACCATCAGTTTTATCGGCTATGACTTAGAGGCGCTCATCCGTCAGCCGTTGCGCACGGCGATGATCGCCGTAGTCGTTCTGTTGCTTTGGTATGCCGGAAAACGGGTGGAAGCGCGATTTTCATTGACGGAAAAACAAGGCGGCGAGGAGGGCGGGGAGTGA
- the addB gene encoding helicase-exonuclease AddAB subunit AddB, with amino-acid sequence MSLRFLLGRSGSGKTAVCLEEIRRQLQEDPKGRVIVYLVPEQMTFQCEYALIHTDGVGGMIRAQVFSFTRLAWRVLQETGGITRYHIHDVGVQMMIRKIIEQRRQELKLFGRAADKHGFIEQLNEMIAECKRYCLTPDELRRHAEALENGSSQPGRRLLADKLSDVALVYEELEKGLAGHYLDSEDYLRLLAEHIPRSSYLRDADIYIDGFHHFAPQEYMIIEQLLRHCRRVTVCLTIDRPYDDGMPDELHLFYLPAQTYRQLCELALSNDIAIEEPIVLSANRRHEDRALVHLEAQFHRRPLLPYRAETDAIHLYEASNRRAEIEAVAREIIRLVRDEGARYRDIALIIRQTEAYRDLVKTVFFDFGIPYFMDEKEPMHHHPLIELVRAALETVVTRWRYEAVFRAVKTDLLFPADGDLHMWREAADKLENYVLAYGIKGDKWTNNERWTYRRYQALDGLNVPQTDEERQFEDKLNEWREALAAPLRRLERRLRRAEDGQGFCMALYLFLEELQIPKKLEKMSAQAEADGRLVEARQHEQAWNAVIDLLDQYVEMLGTESLSLNEFAKIIEAGLDRLEFSLVPPAMDQVIVAQLDRSRLIGVHYAFVIGANEGVIPAKVKDDGLMAEMEREQLREMGAALAPGGREQLFYDPFFVYLALVCPSRRLYVTYPLADGEGKALMPSPLIRQLAELFPHAPVHLCGNDPFDAPAEKAEAFVTAPRATQTYLISQLQAWKRNYGIDPLWWDVYNTFIGHRDWKEQVRHAVSALFYTNGAKPLKKKWSQRLYGEKIQASVSRMEQFQKCPYAHFASHGLRLKERNVFRLEAPDVGQLFHAAIKQIADRLREQHLDWRELSRPDCERLSAEAVERIAPLIQQQVLSSSHRYEYMKRKLKHVVARTTHVLSEHARASGFVPIGLELSFGPNGDLPPLRFRLRDGTVMELIGRIDRVDKAESSQGVLLRIIDYKSSAKTLDLTEVYYGLALQMLTYLDIVLTYAEQLVGQPALPAGVLYFHIHNPIVQAKQWVDDEIEMAKKLLEPFRMRGLLLADVEAIRLMDSRTEDGQWSLIVPAQLTKSGSIHSRSSVASPSDFATLRQHVRRLFIDIGGQIVDGVVSIAPYKLKDKTACDFCSFKPVCQFDEALSGNEYRKLAPQTKEAVMEKLAEGKEE; translated from the coding sequence ATGTCGCTGCGGTTTTTGCTCGGGCGGTCAGGAAGTGGGAAAACGGCTGTCTGCCTCGAAGAAATTCGCCGTCAGCTGCAAGAGGATCCAAAAGGAAGGGTGATCGTCTATCTCGTTCCAGAGCAAATGACGTTTCAATGTGAATACGCGTTGATACATACCGATGGAGTGGGCGGGATGATTCGGGCTCAAGTGTTCAGTTTCACTCGCCTCGCTTGGCGCGTGCTGCAGGAAACAGGCGGTATAACCCGGTATCACATTCATGATGTTGGCGTGCAGATGATGATCCGCAAAATTATTGAGCAACGCAGACAAGAGCTGAAACTGTTTGGGCGCGCGGCGGACAAACATGGCTTTATTGAGCAGCTGAACGAAATGATCGCTGAATGTAAGCGATATTGCTTGACGCCCGATGAACTCCGCCGTCATGCCGAAGCGCTCGAGAACGGGTCAAGCCAGCCGGGGCGCCGTTTGCTGGCTGATAAGTTGAGCGATGTGGCGCTCGTTTATGAGGAGCTTGAGAAAGGCCTTGCCGGCCACTATCTTGATTCGGAAGATTATTTGCGTCTGCTGGCTGAACATATTCCGCGCTCAAGTTATTTGCGGGATGCTGACATTTATATCGATGGCTTTCATCATTTCGCGCCGCAAGAATATATGATCATCGAACAGCTTCTTCGCCATTGCCGGCGCGTCACCGTGTGTTTGACGATCGACCGGCCGTATGACGACGGAATGCCGGACGAACTTCATCTCTTTTATTTGCCGGCGCAAACATACCGTCAGTTGTGCGAGCTGGCGCTAAGCAATGATATTGCGATCGAAGAGCCGATCGTGCTTTCGGCCAACCGCCGCCATGAGGACAGGGCTCTCGTACATCTTGAGGCGCAATTTCATCGCCGCCCGTTGCTTCCATATCGTGCAGAGACCGATGCCATCCATCTTTATGAGGCGTCCAATCGCCGAGCGGAAATCGAAGCGGTCGCACGCGAAATTATTCGCCTTGTCCGTGATGAAGGGGCCCGCTATCGCGACATTGCGCTGATCATCCGCCAGACGGAGGCGTACCGTGATCTGGTGAAAACGGTGTTTTTTGATTTTGGGATCCCGTATTTTATGGATGAAAAAGAGCCGATGCACCACCATCCGCTCATTGAACTCGTGCGCGCTGCCTTAGAGACGGTCGTGACGCGTTGGCGATATGAAGCGGTGTTTCGGGCGGTGAAAACGGATTTGCTTTTTCCAGCGGACGGTGATCTGCATATGTGGCGCGAGGCGGCCGACAAGCTTGAAAATTATGTGCTTGCTTACGGAATCAAAGGGGATAAGTGGACAAACAATGAGCGTTGGACGTATCGGCGCTATCAGGCGCTTGACGGTTTGAACGTGCCGCAGACAGACGAGGAGCGCCAGTTTGAGGACAAGCTCAATGAATGGCGCGAGGCGCTGGCCGCCCCGCTCCGCCGGTTGGAGCGCCGTCTGCGCCGGGCAGAGGACGGACAAGGGTTTTGCATGGCATTATATCTGTTTTTGGAAGAATTGCAGATTCCAAAAAAACTAGAGAAAATGAGCGCGCAAGCAGAAGCAGACGGCCGCCTCGTTGAAGCGCGCCAGCATGAACAGGCATGGAACGCTGTCATCGATCTGCTTGATCAATATGTCGAAATGCTTGGGACAGAATCGCTGTCGCTCAACGAGTTTGCCAAGATTATTGAGGCTGGGCTCGATCGGCTCGAATTCTCCCTCGTGCCGCCGGCGATGGACCAGGTGATCGTCGCACAGCTTGATCGCTCGCGTTTAATTGGGGTGCACTATGCGTTTGTAATCGGCGCCAATGAGGGCGTTATTCCAGCGAAAGTGAAGGACGACGGGCTGATGGCCGAAATGGAGCGCGAGCAGCTGCGCGAAATGGGGGCAGCGCTTGCTCCGGGGGGACGGGAGCAGCTGTTTTACGATCCGTTTTTTGTTTACTTGGCGCTCGTTTGCCCAAGCCGCCGGCTGTACGTCACGTATCCGCTTGCTGATGGCGAAGGGAAGGCGCTGATGCCTTCACCGCTCATCAGGCAGCTGGCTGAACTGTTTCCGCATGCTCCGGTGCATCTGTGCGGCAACGACCCGTTCGACGCCCCGGCAGAAAAAGCAGAGGCGTTCGTGACCGCGCCGCGGGCGACGCAAACGTATTTAATCAGCCAACTCCAAGCATGGAAGCGCAACTACGGCATCGATCCGCTTTGGTGGGATGTATATAACACGTTCATCGGCCACCGGGACTGGAAGGAGCAGGTGCGGCATGCTGTTTCCGCGCTCTTTTATACAAACGGAGCAAAGCCGCTCAAAAAAAAGTGGAGCCAGCGGCTGTACGGCGAAAAAATTCAGGCGAGCGTCTCGCGCATGGAGCAGTTTCAAAAATGCCCGTATGCCCATTTCGCATCGCACGGACTGCGGTTGAAAGAGCGAAACGTTTTCCGGCTTGAGGCACCGGATGTTGGGCAATTGTTCCATGCCGCCATCAAGCAAATCGCCGATCGGTTGCGTGAACAGCATCTTGATTGGCGCGAACTGTCAAGACCAGACTGCGAACGGCTGTCGGCCGAAGCGGTCGAGCGAATCGCCCCGCTCATCCAGCAGCAAGTGCTCTCAAGCTCTCATCGCTATGAATATATGAAACGAAAATTAAAACATGTTGTTGCTCGTACAACCCATGTGTTAAGTGAGCATGCGCGGGCGAGCGGATTCGTTCCGATCGGACTTGAGCTTTCGTTTGGCCCGAACGGCGACCTGCCGCCGCTTCGGTTTCGTCTTCGCGATGGCACTGTGATGGAACTCATCGGGCGGATCGACCGCGTCGATAAGGCGGAAAGCAGCCAAGGAGTGCTTCTTCGCATTATTGATTACAAATCGAGCGCGAAAACGCTCGATTTAACGGAAGTATATTACGGCTTGGCGCTGCAAATGCTCACCTACTTGGACATCGTGCTGACGTATGCCGAACAGCTTGTCGGACAGCCAGCCTTGCCGGCCGGGGTGCTTTATTTTCATATCCACAATCCGATCGTTCAAGCGAAGCAATGGGTGGATGACGAAATCGAAATGGCGAAAAAGTTGCTTGAACCGTTTCGGATGCGCGGGCTGCTGCTTGCTGATGTCGAGGCGATCCGACTGATGGACAGCCGAACGGAAGACGGACAATGGTCGCTGATTGTGCCTGCTCAGCTTACGAAAAGCGGGTCGATCCATTCGCGTTCGTCGGTGGCGAGTCCATCCGATTTTGCCACGCTTCGCCAGCATGTCCGCCGTTTGTTTATCGACATCGGCGGACAAATCGTCGACGGCGTCGTGTCGATCGCCCCGTACAAGTTGAAAGATAAAACGGCATGCGATTTTTGCTCATTTAAACCGGTCTGCCAATTTGATGAGGCCCTCTCCGGCAACGAATACCGGAAGCTTGCTCCGCAAACGAAGGAAGCGGTGATGGAAAAACTAGCGGAAGGGAAGGAAGAATAA
- the aceA gene encoding isocitrate lyase yields MASFAERVRQLEETWKNEERWKGIVRPYSAEDVIKLRGSLDIEYTLARRGAEKLWKLLHTEDYVAALGALTGNQAVQQVKAGLKAIYLSGWQVAADANLAGQMYPDQSLYPSNSVPHVVKRINQALQRADQIQYLEGSGDVDYFVPIVADAEAGFGGQLNVFELMKAMIEAGAAGVHFEDQLSSEKKCGHLGGKVLLPTQTAIRNLIAARLAADVMGVPTVLIARTDANAADLITSDIDPRDQAFITGERTPEGFYRTRAGLDQAIARGLAYAPYADLIWCETSEPNLDEARRFAEAIHEKFPGKLLAYNCSPSFNWKKKLDDETIAKFQQELGKMGYKFQFVTLAGFHALNYSMFELARGYKERGMAAYAELQQAEFAAEKYGYTATRHQREVGTGYFDEVAQVISGGQSSTVALKGSTEEEQFTTA; encoded by the coding sequence ATGGCGTCATTTGCTGAACGTGTCCGACAATTAGAAGAAACCTGGAAAAACGAGGAGCGCTGGAAAGGAATCGTCCGTCCGTACAGCGCGGAGGATGTCATTAAACTGCGCGGCTCGCTTGACATCGAGTATACGCTCGCTCGACGTGGGGCGGAAAAATTATGGAAGCTGCTTCATACAGAAGATTACGTCGCGGCTCTTGGCGCGCTGACTGGAAATCAGGCGGTGCAACAAGTGAAAGCAGGCTTGAAGGCGATTTATCTAAGCGGTTGGCAAGTGGCGGCCGACGCCAACCTCGCCGGACAGATGTATCCGGACCAAAGCCTGTATCCGTCCAACAGTGTCCCGCATGTCGTCAAGCGAATCAATCAAGCGTTGCAGCGCGCGGATCAAATTCAATACTTAGAAGGAAGCGGGGACGTGGACTACTTTGTACCAATCGTGGCCGATGCCGAGGCGGGATTCGGCGGCCAACTGAACGTTTTTGAGCTCATGAAGGCGATGATTGAGGCCGGAGCAGCCGGCGTCCATTTTGAAGACCAGCTGTCGTCGGAGAAAAAATGCGGCCATTTAGGCGGCAAAGTGCTTTTGCCGACGCAAACGGCGATTCGCAACTTGATCGCGGCGCGGTTGGCCGCCGATGTCATGGGGGTTCCGACGGTGCTCATCGCACGAACTGACGCGAACGCTGCTGATTTGATCACAAGCGACATCGATCCGCGCGATCAAGCGTTTATCACTGGGGAACGGACTCCAGAAGGGTTTTATCGCACAAGAGCTGGTTTAGATCAAGCGATCGCCCGCGGGCTTGCCTATGCGCCATATGCCGACCTCATTTGGTGCGAGACGAGCGAGCCGAATTTGGATGAGGCGCGCCGATTTGCCGAAGCCATCCATGAGAAATTCCCCGGCAAGCTGCTGGCGTACAACTGCTCGCCGTCGTTCAACTGGAAGAAAAAATTGGACGACGAAACGATCGCCAAATTCCAGCAAGAGCTCGGCAAAATGGGATACAAATTCCAATTCGTGACATTGGCCGGTTTCCATGCGCTCAACTACAGCATGTTCGAACTGGCGCGCGGCTACAAAGAGCGCGGCATGGCGGCGTACGCCGAGCTGCAGCAAGCGGAGTTTGCCGCCGAGAAGTATGGCTATACGGCGACGCGCCATCAGCGCGAAGTCGGCACGGGCTATTTCGACGAAGTCGCCCAAGTGATCTCTGGCGGCCAATCGTCAACCGTCGCTTTGAAAGGATCGACCGAAGAGGAACAGTTTACGACAGCGTAA
- the addA gene encoding helicase-exonuclease AddAB subunit AddA, with protein sequence MNVTIRPKPAGSRWTDEQWKAIAAGGRDILVAAAAGSGKTAVLVERIIQKVTAEEGAVDIDRLLVVTFTNAAAAEMKARIGEALERELAKRPHSLHLRRQLSLLPRAAISTLHSFCLDVVRKHYYLLDLDPSFRIADETEIELLKEDVLEELLEEEYGKPDNERFFAVVDAYTGDRSDAELQEMIIALYEFSRSHPEPDEWLDGLTAMYDVDERTDIKTLPAARYIAQHAAMEMAAAKRLIERALELAEEPGGPRPYAERLREDQDLIADLEARLSGPWVELHHALKTLSFGRLPACRGKDYDERLIDEAKSLRDQAKKKIEGLRDNVFSLDPSVWLRHMREMKPIIETIANLVRRFAAMFQAAKREKGIVDFSDLEHYCLHVLRRRDPKTGAWQPSPVALEYQAQFDEVLVDEYQDTNLVQEAILQLVKKGSERTGNLFMVGDVKQSIYRFRLAEPMLFLGKYKRFTADGEAGGMKIDLASNFRSRREVLDGTNFLFAQLMGETVGEMVYDEAAQLKYGADYPEGEDAAPEVMIINRQRASEEDEEEAAELEARLMAKKIKEIVSAPFYVYDRSSGQPRRAMYRDIVILVRSMTHAPQMIEQLQAQGIPAAADLSSGYFQATEISVMLSLLKVIDNPHQDIPLAAVLRSPLFRFDENELAMIRLADPKGTFYEALCSFRQKRAETEEEAKAQRKASAFLDRLDGWRTMARRRSLADLIWQLYRDTQFYDFVGALPAGRQRQANLRALYDRARQYESTSFRGLFRFLRFIERLQERGDDLGAARPLGEQEDVVRVMTIHSSKGLEFPIVFLAGLARSFHTRDLHHPYLLDKELGFAARFVHPRLRISYPTLPLLAIQAKKRLELLAEEMRILYVALTRAKEKLYLLASVNDAAKEIEKWKSVVSERGWLLPDDVRASARSYLDWIGRALIRHRDGEALAGTKASEEVASHPSVWRIAIVPAADLRGEEAAREEMNSAVLLALEQGRPVPVEGGWQKEAKRRLLWRYSYEKETAVRAKQSVSELKEHRALFGEQADEWRPRQGTAPVFSRPRFMQGKTLTPAEKGTALHIVMRHLDLQAPLDESSIRSQIVRLVDKELLSTEQAEAVDPAAIAAFFATDLGRRLCAAREVHREVPFSLGLPAAELYGREGTENGRCVLVQGVIDCVFVDECGYVMIDYKTDEVARRFAGQQDEAARFLLGRYGTQMRLYRRAIEQIWRAPVAECYLYSFDGRFVVAVE encoded by the coding sequence ATGAACGTCACGATTCGTCCGAAGCCGGCTGGGAGCCGATGGACGGATGAACAATGGAAGGCGATCGCCGCAGGCGGCCGCGATATTCTTGTCGCTGCGGCGGCCGGATCCGGGAAAACGGCCGTTCTTGTTGAGCGGATCATTCAAAAAGTGACAGCGGAAGAAGGAGCAGTCGATATCGACCGATTGCTCGTCGTTACCTTTACCAATGCGGCGGCCGCGGAGATGAAAGCAAGAATCGGCGAGGCGCTTGAACGCGAACTCGCCAAGCGGCCGCATTCGCTCCATCTGCGGCGTCAACTCAGCCTGCTCCCCCGAGCGGCGATCTCGACGCTTCATTCCTTTTGTTTGGATGTTGTCCGCAAGCATTACTATTTGCTCGATTTGGATCCATCGTTTCGCATCGCGGATGAAACGGAAATCGAGCTGTTGAAAGAGGATGTCCTTGAAGAGCTGCTTGAGGAGGAATACGGAAAGCCGGACAACGAGCGGTTTTTCGCTGTGGTGGATGCCTATACGGGCGACCGGAGCGATGCAGAGTTGCAGGAGATGATTATCGCCCTTTATGAATTTTCCCGCTCCCATCCCGAGCCGGACGAATGGCTGGACGGCTTGACTGCGATGTATGATGTCGACGAACGAACAGATATCAAGACGCTGCCAGCAGCCCGCTATATCGCGCAACATGCCGCGATGGAGATGGCGGCGGCCAAACGGCTGATCGAAAGGGCGCTTGAGCTTGCAGAAGAACCGGGCGGACCGCGGCCGTATGCGGAGCGGTTGCGCGAAGATCAAGATCTGATCGCTGATTTGGAAGCGCGTCTTTCTGGACCGTGGGTCGAGCTGCATCACGCGCTCAAGACGCTGTCGTTTGGGCGGCTTCCGGCTTGCCGCGGCAAGGATTATGACGAGCGGCTGATCGATGAGGCCAAATCATTGCGCGATCAGGCGAAAAAGAAAATAGAGGGGCTGCGCGACAATGTATTTTCGCTTGATCCATCCGTCTGGCTCCGCCATATGCGGGAGATGAAGCCGATCATTGAAACGATTGCCAACCTTGTCCGGCGTTTTGCCGCCATGTTCCAAGCAGCGAAACGGGAAAAAGGCATCGTCGATTTTTCCGACTTGGAGCATTACTGTTTGCATGTTTTGCGGCGGCGCGACCCGAAAACGGGCGCATGGCAGCCTTCTCCTGTCGCCTTGGAATACCAAGCGCAGTTTGATGAAGTGCTCGTTGACGAGTACCAAGATACGAACCTCGTTCAAGAAGCGATTTTGCAACTGGTGAAAAAGGGGAGTGAACGGACCGGCAATTTGTTTATGGTCGGGGACGTCAAACAGTCCATTTACCGGTTCCGCCTCGCCGAGCCGATGTTGTTTTTGGGCAAATACAAACGATTCACCGCCGACGGAGAAGCAGGGGGAATGAAAATCGACCTCGCGAGCAACTTCCGCAGCCGCCGCGAGGTGTTGGACGGAACGAACTTTCTGTTCGCGCAGCTCATGGGGGAAACCGTCGGCGAAATGGTTTACGATGAAGCGGCGCAGTTGAAATACGGAGCCGATTACCCGGAAGGGGAGGATGCGGCGCCGGAAGTCATGATCATCAACCGGCAGCGTGCGTCGGAAGAGGACGAAGAGGAAGCGGCGGAGCTCGAGGCGCGGCTGATGGCGAAAAAAATCAAAGAGATCGTTTCTGCGCCGTTTTATGTATACGATCGTTCAAGCGGGCAGCCGCGGCGCGCCATGTACCGTGACATCGTCATCCTTGTCCGTTCGATGACGCATGCGCCGCAGATGATCGAGCAGCTGCAGGCGCAAGGCATCCCGGCGGCTGCGGATTTATCATCCGGTTACTTTCAGGCGACAGAAATTTCCGTCATGCTCTCACTGTTAAAAGTGATCGATAACCCGCACCAAGACATTCCGCTCGCCGCGGTGCTCCGGTCGCCGCTCTTTCGTTTTGACGAGAATGAGCTCGCCATGATTCGTCTCGCCGATCCAAAAGGCACGTTTTATGAAGCGCTCTGTTCGTTTCGGCAAAAACGGGCGGAAACGGAAGAAGAGGCCAAAGCTCAACGAAAGGCGTCGGCTTTTTTGGACCGTCTTGACGGCTGGCGCACGATGGCGCGCCGCCGTTCATTAGCAGATCTCATTTGGCAGCTGTACCGCGATACGCAATTTTATGATTTTGTCGGCGCACTGCCGGCCGGCAGGCAACGACAGGCGAACTTGCGCGCTTTGTACGACCGCGCACGACAGTATGAGTCGACGTCGTTTCGTGGGCTGTTCCGCTTCCTTCGCTTCATCGAGCGGCTGCAAGAGCGCGGCGACGATTTAGGAGCAGCTCGTCCGCTCGGCGAGCAGGAAGACGTTGTGCGCGTCATGACGATTCACAGCAGCAAAGGATTGGAATTTCCGATCGTGTTTCTTGCCGGGCTTGCGCGTTCGTTTCATACACGTGATTTGCATCACCCATATTTGCTTGATAAAGAGCTGGGCTTCGCTGCTCGCTTTGTCCACCCACGGCTGCGCATCAGCTATCCGACGCTGCCGTTGTTGGCGATTCAAGCGAAAAAGCGGCTTGAGTTGCTCGCTGAGGAGATGCGCATTTTGTATGTCGCGCTTACAAGGGCAAAAGAGAAGCTGTATTTGCTGGCGTCGGTCAACGATGCGGCCAAGGAGATTGAAAAATGGAAAAGCGTTGTTTCAGAACGCGGATGGCTTCTCCCTGACGATGTGCGGGCTTCGGCTCGCTCCTACTTGGATTGGATCGGCCGGGCGCTCATTCGTCATCGCGATGGAGAAGCGCTTGCGGGAACGAAAGCGTCTGAAGAGGTCGCTTCCCATCCGTCTGTGTGGCGCATCGCCATCGTGCCGGCTGCCGATTTGCGCGGCGAAGAGGCGGCAAGAGAGGAGATGAATAGCGCCGTGCTTCTTGCCCTCGAACAAGGCCGACCCGTTCCCGTGGAAGGAGGGTGGCAGAAGGAGGCAAAACGCCGCTTGTTGTGGCGGTATTCGTATGAGAAAGAAACGGCCGTGCGCGCCAAGCAATCGGTGTCAGAACTCAAAGAACATCGCGCACTTTTTGGCGAGCAAGCGGACGAATGGCGGCCGCGCCAAGGGACAGCTCCGGTGTTTTCACGGCCGCGTTTCATGCAGGGGAAAACGTTGACGCCGGCCGAAAAAGGAACGGCCCTCCATATCGTCATGCGCCATCTCGATTTGCAGGCGCCGCTTGATGAATCGTCGATCCGCAGTCAAATCGTCCGCCTTGTTGACAAAGAGCTGCTGTCGACAGAACAGGCTGAGGCGGTCGATCCAGCAGCCATCGCTGCCTTTTTCGCTACAGATCTTGGCCGCCGCCTTTGCGCTGCCCGCGAAGTACACCGTGAAGTGCCGTTCAGCTTGGGGCTTCCGGCGGCTGAACTGTACGGCCGCGAAGGGACGGAAAACGGCCGGTGCGTCCTCGTGCAAGGGGTGATCGACTGCGTCTTTGTCGACGAATGCGGCTATGTGATGATCGACTATAAAACGGATGAAGTCGCCCGCCGTTTTGCCGGACAACAGGATGAAGCGGCTCGTTTTCTGCTCGGCCGCTACGGGACGCAAATGCGCTTGTACCGGCGGGCCATCGAACAAATTTGGCGCGCGCCGGTGGCGGAATGCTATTTGTATTCGTTTGATGGAAGATTTGTTGTGGCTGTTGAGTGA
- a CDS encoding competence protein ComK, which yields MKVNEFIVLEQFIVSRYTMAILPYFLNSDVYAKVIEEDGEYIIKQTPIDIIKHSCDYYGSSFQGRKEGTKAVIGITHKAPIAIEPANEIYVFPTASPRDSRCVWLSHMHVYRYEPAKYERTIVYFRNGKSISLDVSCKSFINQLYRTAQLRTKLSERMEARERKLQYIFRMQQEKQS from the coding sequence ATGAAAGTCAATGAATTCATTGTATTGGAGCAATTCATCGTAAGCCGTTATACGATGGCGATTCTCCCCTACTTTTTAAACAGCGATGTGTATGCGAAAGTCATTGAAGAGGACGGCGAATATATCATCAAACAAACGCCGATTGACATTATTAAACATAGTTGTGATTATTACGGAAGCAGCTTTCAAGGAAGAAAAGAAGGAACAAAAGCTGTCATTGGCATTACTCATAAAGCGCCGATCGCCATTGAACCAGCCAATGAAATTTACGTATTTCCAACCGCCTCTCCGCGTGACTCCCGCTGCGTTTGGCTCTCGCACATGCACGTCTATCGGTATGAGCCTGCCAAATATGAGCGGACCATCGTTTATTTCCGCAACGGAAAAAGCATATCCCTCGATGTTTCCTGCAAATCGTTCATCAACCAGCTATACCGAACGGCTCAACTTCGGACAAAATTATCCGAGCGGATGGAAGCGAGGGAGCGCAAACTCCAATACATATTTCGCATGCAGCAAGAAAAACAGAGCTAG